The sequence TCGTCTTTCCCCACCGCCCCGGCCCAAGGGTATCCCACCACACCAGCACCAGCACCAGCAGCTACAATCTGTGGTGGTGCGGTGTTGAATGACACGACCCTCTCATCCACTCCACTACGCACCTGGGCCTTCCTACGCCTCCTGTTGTGCCCATCTAGACGTTTCCTGCAGCTCCGTTTCCCCTCATCAAACTCCACCAAGGAGTGGAACCTATTCAACAACTCTAAtatcagaagaagaagaagaaaaaaaggcaACATTTGGACTAATCACAATCACTAAACTAAACATTTTGTATTGATTAAGTTGGTTAAGCAAAtgatttcataataaatttgaatttggacTATTCAACAACAACATGTCAATCATATCCATATTTGGACTAATCATAAAAAAGTTAACTAAATTGAACATTTTGCATTGAGCAAAAGAAACAACCTGCTGCACTGCTGACAAAACCGCTGCTCTCGGCCTTCGATGGTGACCCTCGGGGTCTTGGAGTGCGCTTCGCAGACCTTGTGCCGCCTATGGTAGTCTCTGCACACGCTTAAATCCGCGCTGCATCCGTCCACCAAGCAATGAGCCACATTTGCAGGGGGGGCCTTGGCCCTCTTTGAAGATGATGCTTCCATTTCAAACAACCTCAATCACTCAAACTTTTCCCCTTGT comes from Salvia hispanica cultivar TCC Black 2014 unplaced genomic scaffold, UniMelb_Shisp_WGS_1.0 HiC_scaffold_348, whole genome shotgun sequence and encodes:
- the LOC125198996 gene encoding squamosa promoter-binding-like protein 2, translating into MEASSSKRAKAPPANVAHCLVDGCSADLSVCRDYHRRHKVCEAHSKTPRVTIEGREQRFCQQCSRFHSLVEFDEGKRSCRKRLDGHNRRRRKAQVRSGVDERVVSFNTAPPQIVAAGAGAGVVGYPWAGAVGKDENVVGGSLLQEQLSYMDNIQHQQLLMISNSSSSSSSSAFVSQNVMMECDGALSLLSSPPPAIDYHQTTSPTLHFPHQNVGSSHQTLSFMWD